A region from the Aegilops tauschii subsp. strangulata cultivar AL8/78 chromosome 5, Aet v6.0, whole genome shotgun sequence genome encodes:
- the LOC109743072 gene encoding NDR1/HIN1-like protein 13: MADRVHPMQSPPHPASPLPPPDQEDAAAATAATETTPLHPTLYGPPAPPPGTYIVQIPKDQVLRVPPPDRASRYKSLAERPVRRRRLRRAFFGTCGAVLFLALAAAVFVGTVYLVFRPRAPAFSVASLSIRGLDVAALPPSSLSPELDVALRADNGANRKVGVDYRGAGEVAVSYSGARLAAGQWPAFHQAPRNVTVFSTTLRGTGVSFSDEQRKQLAAEQAARAVPLTVEARVPVRLRFGKVLRTWTVDVKATCQVTVDKLAGEAAAANRGCRVKVRPFLWWWW, encoded by the coding sequence ATGGCCGACCGCGTCCACCCCATGCAGTCTCCGCCGCATCCCGCGTCCCCTCTGCCGCCGCCGGACCAGGAGGAcgcagcggcggcgacggcggccacGGAGACCACGCCGCTCCACCCCACCTTGTACGGCCCGCCGGCGCCACCGCCCGGGACGTACATCGTCCAGATTCCCAAGGACCAGGTCCTCCGCGTGCCGCCCCCCGACCGGGCCAGCCGGTACAAGAGCCTCGCGGAGCGCCCGGTccggcgccgccgcctgcgccgcgcCTTCTTTGGCACCTGCGGGGCCGTGCTCTTCCTTGCTCTCGCCGCCGCCGTGTTCGTGGGCACCGTGTACCTCGTCTTCCGCCCCCGCGCGCCCGCCTTCTCCGTCGCCTCCCTCTCCATCCGCGGCCTCGACGTGGCCGCCCTGCCGCCCTCTTCGCTCTCGCCGGAGCTCGACGTCGCCCTGCGCGCGGACAACGGCGCGAACAGGAAGGTGGGCGTTGACTACCGCGGCGCCGGTGAGGTGGCAGTCTCCTACTCCGGTGCGCGCCTTGCGGCCGGTCAGTGGCCGGCGTTCCACCAGGCGCCGAGGAACGTGACGGTGTTCTCCACGACGCTGAGGGGAACCGGCGTGAGCTTCAGCGACGAGCAGAGGAAGCAGCTGGCCGCGGAGCAGGCGGCGCGCGCGGTGCCGCTGACGGTGGAGGCGCGGGTGCCGGTGAGGCTGCGGTTCGGGAAGGTGCTGCGGACGTGGACGGTGGACGTGAAGGCGACGTGCCAGGTGACGGTTGACAAGCTGGCCGGCGAGGCAGCGGCGGCCAACAGAGGATGCCGGGTCAAGGTCAGACCGTtcttgtggtggtggtggtga